From the Micromonospora echinospora genome, the window AGGTGTACGCCCAGATCCTGTGCTGCCCCCACATCCAGTCGAGGCTGTCGCCGTCGGTGATGTAGAGGTCACTGGACTGCTCCGGGGTGTAGCCGTTGAGGTTCGCCATCTGCTGGCCGATGGTGGCGAAGGTGTTGTACTGGTCGGTGGTCATCCCCGGGGCGGTGTTGTTGTACGTGTAGCCGAACGGCCAAAGCACCAGCTCCGAGTACGTGTGGAAGTCGATGTTCGCCTTGATCTGCTGGACGCCGCCGATCACCCGGCTGTTCACGAAGTCCCGGAACGCCGCGGTCTCCGGCGCGGAGAACGCCGACGGGCCCCGGTAGGTGTCCGACCCGGGCGAGCCGGACGAGCCGCCGCAGCAGCCCCACTGGTAGCCCCAGTTCCGGTTCAGGTCGGTGCCGACCGCCGCCGAGCCGCTGTTCGGCTGCCGGTTCTTCCGCCAGGACCGGTATGAGCCGGTGGCGATGTCGTACTCGCTGCCGTCCGGGTTCACCGTCGGGATGATCCACAGCTCCCGGCTGTTGACCACGTTGGTGACCCGCGAGTCGGTGCCGTAGCTGTCGGTGAAGAGGTTGAGCAGGTAGATCGCCATCTCGACGGTCAGGTGCTCCCGGGCGTGCTGCTGGGAGTTGAACACGATCTCCGGCTCGTTCTCGTCGGTGGCGACGTTGTCGGAGATCTTGACCGCCATCAGGTCGCGGCCCTCGTACGACCGACCGATGCTGATCTTGCGGGCGAGGGTGGGATGGTCCGCGACCACCTTGTTCACCACCGCGGTCAACTCGGCGTAGTCGTGGTAGTTCGAGTCGGCCGGCGGGAACGCCGCAGGGCCGACGTCCGACGATTCGTGCGAGTGGTCGTCGTGCGGGGCGGCCATCGGGTCGAGCCGGAAGCCGAGCTTGGTGATCGCGGCGGCCTCGGCCGGGGTGGCCGAGACGACCAGCCGGCCGTGCTCGATGCCGTCGATGCTGGCGCCGGTGCGGGCCACCGCGCTGCGGTCGTCGACGGTACGCGGACCGTGCACCTGGTACTGCGCGGCGACGGGTTCGGACCGGTCGGCGCGGGGTTCCGCGGCCACCGGTCCGGAGACGACGGCGAAGAGCCCCACCGCGGCACTGACGGCGAGCACCATCCCACGACGGAGTGTGACGGATTTTCGGAAGGCCATGCCAACCTCCTGACGGCGCGGAGTTTCTCCGCTGGTGGATCACACTTCACCACCGGTCACATGGTCATATCAATATTGACGGCCATCTCTTTCATGCCAAGCGCATCCTCGCATCGGCAAAAATTTTCCCCTCGATGGACATCTGGCGAAACTTCCCACCGAACGGGATAGTGAAAGTCGACGATGCATCAACCCCTACCAGCAGCGGAGCTTCCATGGCCGGACCACGTCTGCGCGCGGTCGCCGTCGTCGGCGTCACCGCGTTCGCCCTCCTCGCCACCACCGCCACCGCCACCGTCGCGTCCCCTGGCTCCGACCGGAAGGGCCAGACCACCCACGACGAACAGATCACCTGGCAGGACTGGACCGGCCGGGGCGAGTGGCGGCAGGGCACCACCGCCGGCACGGTCGCCACCCCGGCCGGGCTCGCCCTCGGCATCCCGGCCGGCACCACCACCTACCGGGACCCGCACACCGGCACCACCCGCACCTGGGCGTACGGCACGTGGACCTCGCCGGTCACCCGGATCGGCTTCGACGCGAGCGAGATGATCGCCTCCTGGAACGCGACGACCCCGGCCGGCACCTGGATCCAGGTCGAGGTGCAGGGCCGGTACACCGACGACGTCCGGACCCCGTGGTACGTGATGGGTCGCTGGGCCTCGGGGGACGCCGACATCCGGCGGACCACCGTCGACGACCAGGGGGACGGTCGCTCCGACGTGTGGACCGACACCCTCTCCGTCCGCAACAAGACGGCCGGACCGCTGCTGCACGAGTACCAGCTCCGGCTGACCCTGTACCGGGCGACCGACCAGTCGGTCTCCCCGGTGGTCCGGATGGTCGGCGCGATGAGCTCACACGTCCCCGACCGGTTCACCGTCACCCCGAGCGCCGGGGGCATCGCCTGGGGCGTCGAGCTGCCGGTGCCCCGTTACTCGCAGATGGTCCACTCCGGCCACTACCCCGAGTACGACGGCGGTGGCCAGGCCTGGTGCTCCCCCACCTCGACCGAGATGGTGGTGGAGTACTGGGGCCGCCGTCCCAGCGCGGAGGACACCGCCTGGGTCGACCCGACCTACCCGGACCCGACGGTCAACCACGCCGCCCGGTCGGTCTACGACTACACCTACGAAGGGGCCGGCAACTGGCCCTTCAACACCGCGTACGCGGCCAGCTTCCGTGGTCTGGAGGGGCGGGTCACCCGACTGCACTCGCTGGACGAGCTGGAGCGCTTCATCGCCGCCGGCATCCCGGTGGTGACCAGCCAGTCGTTCCTCGCCAGCGAGCTCGACGGGGCGAACTACGGGACCTCCGGCCACCTCTTCGTGGTGGTGGGCTTCACCGCCGACGGTGACGTGATCGTCAACGACCCGGCGTCGTCGAGCAACGACGTGGTCCGCAACGTCTACAAGCGGGAGCAGTTCGAGCAGATCTGGCTGCGGACCAAGCGGACCACGGCCAGTGGTGGCGTCGCCGGCGGTCCCGGGGGCGTCGTCTACCTGATCAAGCCGCTGGACACCCCCTGGCCGGGCCGCCCGGCCGGCTCCACCAACTGGTAGTCCGAGCCACCGGTTCGCGGGGCCCGTCCGGTCCGTCGGTCACCGGCGGGTCCCGCCCGGTCCGTCCGCTGACAAACCCCGCCGGTACGCCGCTACCGGCGGGGCTGGTCGGCGGGCGGGGCGTCCGGCCCCGGCGTGGTGTCGGTCTGGTCGTCGCCGGCCAGGGCGGAGCGGAGCCGCTCCTTCTCGGTCTGGCGGCGATCGGCCGCGACCGCCATCTCCTCGGCCATCTCGTCCCGCCAGCCGCGCAGCAGGAAGAAGGAGAGCGCGGCGGAGAAGGCCAGCGCCACCATCAACTTGATGAAGATGTTCAGTTCGACCGGCCAGAGGGCGAGCAGCACGACAGTGAACAGCCCGATCCGGCCCAGCGTGTACTTGACCGCCGCGCTCACGTTCCACTCCGTTCTCCCGCGCCGGACAACCGTCCGGCGAGAGGTCTCGACCCGTCCGCCGGGCCGGTGCCCGGCCACCCGACGGGCCAACTGTCCAGCCCGTGCCCGGGCCGGCGGTCAGCCCGTCCGGCGGGCCAGCCAGTGCACGCCGTTGAACCAGACGATGGCGTAGACGACGGTGAACACCGTCGCCGCCAGCGTGCCGGAGGCCAACGGCGGCAACCCGTCGGCCAGCCCCGCCACCAGCAGGCCACCGGCCACCCCCAGCACCACCGCGACCAGCGCGGCGACCACCCGGGCCGCCCCGAAACTCCAGGCGCGGAAGTCCTCCAGGAAGAGCCAGGCCGGCAGGATCACCGCGAGCCAGCCGTTGGCCTGGCCGAAGTCCCCCGAGCCGATCAGCTCGAACGTCCAGTCGAACAGCACCAGGGCCAGGGCCCCGATGACCACGCCGGCCAGGGTCACCCCGAGCAGGTCGCCCAGGGCGACGACCCGCCCCTCGGCATCCCGCCGGGGGAAGCCGTCCCGTGTCTCTCGGTCGCTCATGACGCTTGCAGGGTACGTGAGCAGGCGGGCCGCCCGGCGGCGACCGGCCCGGCGGCGGTCAGGCCCACACCTGCTGCGGCTCGGAACGCCGCTCGGCCAGCGACGGGGCCGGGTCGTACTCCCGGACGACCTCGTAGCGGGTGTTCCGCTCGACCGGGCGGAACCCGGCGTCCCAGATCAGGTGGAGCAGGTCGTCCCGGTGCATGGTGTTCGGCGTGCCGTAGGAGTCCGCGTCGTGGGTGATCTTGTATTCGACGACCGAACCGTCCAGGTCGTCGACGCCGAAGTTGAGCGAGAGCTGCGCCACCGAGAGG encodes:
- a CDS encoding C39 family peptidase, with amino-acid sequence MAGPRLRAVAVVGVTAFALLATTATATVASPGSDRKGQTTHDEQITWQDWTGRGEWRQGTTAGTVATPAGLALGIPAGTTTYRDPHTGTTRTWAYGTWTSPVTRIGFDASEMIASWNATTPAGTWIQVEVQGRYTDDVRTPWYVMGRWASGDADIRRTTVDDQGDGRSDVWTDTLSVRNKTAGPLLHEYQLRLTLYRATDQSVSPVVRMVGAMSSHVPDRFTVTPSAGGIAWGVELPVPRYSQMVHSGHYPEYDGGGQAWCSPTSTEMVVEYWGRRPSAEDTAWVDPTYPDPTVNHAARSVYDYTYEGAGNWPFNTAYAASFRGLEGRVTRLHSLDELERFIAAGIPVVTSQSFLASELDGANYGTSGHLFVVVGFTADGDVIVNDPASSSNDVVRNVYKREQFEQIWLRTKRTTASGGVAGGPGGVVYLIKPLDTPWPGRPAGSTNW
- a CDS encoding DUF4229 domain-containing protein, with translation MSAAVKYTLGRIGLFTVVLLALWPVELNIFIKLMVALAFSAALSFFLLRGWRDEMAEEMAVAADRRQTEKERLRSALAGDDQTDTTPGPDAPPADQPRR